One region of Zingiber officinale cultivar Zhangliang chromosome 7B, Zo_v1.1, whole genome shotgun sequence genomic DNA includes:
- the LOC122003831 gene encoding non-specific lipid-transfer protein 1-like codes for MSRSGALAVVLMIAAVVALLAGSQADAVVTCGQVASNLRPCIPYVTGKVSALPPPCCNGVRSLNTAAQTTADRRAACSCIRSQASGISGLQPGRLSGLPGSCGVHLPFPVSTSTDCSSN; via the exons ATGTCTCGCTCCGGTGCCTTAGCGGTGGTGCTCATGATAGCAGCAGTCGTCGCCCTCCTAGCGGGGTCCCAGGCCGATGCCGTTGTCACCTGCGGCCAAGTGGCCTCCAACCTGCGGCCCTGCATTCCCTACGTGACCGGTAAGGTGTCGGCGCTGCCTCCGCCCTGCTGCAACGGGGTGAGGAGCCTGAACACCGCCGCGCAGACCACCGCCGACCGCCGTGCAGCGTGCAGTTGCATCCGCTCGCAGGCATCTGGGATCTCCGGTCTCCAGCCCGGCCGCCTTTCCGGGCTCCCCGGCAGCTGCGGCGTCCACCTTCCATTTCCCGTCAGTACCTCCACTGATTGCTCCAG TAACTGA